A genomic window from Anthocerotibacter panamensis C109 includes:
- a CDS encoding bifunctional riboflavin kinase/FAD synthetase has translation MDVFTSAPLAHTPCAVALGNFDGVHRGHVLVLSQVLDSPNPTVVTFEPHPREYFSGQTGFLLTPEQEKLDLVAGLGFVQAVVLPFNEQLARLPAVQFVQEILVAQLQVKRISIGPDFQFGYKRGGSAALLRELAPSFGFEVCICSEEQWQQGRVSSSAIRAALEQGDLTTARYLLGRNYLLRGTVVAGDGRGRQLGFPTANLNILERKFVPRSGVYRVSARWQKEERLGLLNIGYRPTFDGFTRSVEAHLLDWQGDLYGEILTLELLQYLRPEQKFGSVEELKRQIALDISMALAVPES, from the coding sequence GTGGATGTATTTACCAGTGCCCCATTGGCTCATACGCCCTGTGCTGTCGCACTTGGCAACTTTGATGGTGTCCACCGGGGGCATGTACTGGTTCTATCCCAGGTTTTAGATAGTCCCAATCCGACGGTCGTAACCTTTGAGCCTCATCCCCGTGAATACTTCAGCGGTCAGACGGGCTTTTTGTTGACCCCAGAGCAAGAAAAGCTGGACTTGGTTGCAGGGCTAGGTTTTGTGCAGGCCGTGGTTTTACCGTTTAACGAGCAGTTGGCGCGGCTTCCGGCAGTGCAGTTTGTACAAGAAATTCTAGTCGCGCAGTTACAGGTCAAGCGTATCAGTATCGGCCCGGATTTCCAGTTCGGATACAAGCGGGGCGGCTCGGCGGCTCTTTTGCGCGAATTGGCTCCCAGCTTTGGGTTTGAGGTTTGTATTTGTTCTGAAGAACAGTGGCAGCAGGGGCGCGTGAGCAGTTCTGCCATCCGCGCAGCCCTGGAGCAAGGCGACTTGACCACAGCCCGTTACCTGCTTGGGCGTAACTATTTGCTGCGGGGCACTGTCGTAGCAGGAGATGGGCGGGGGCGGCAACTGGGCTTCCCGACGGCTAACCTCAATATCCTAGAGCGCAAGTTTGTCCCGCGCTCGGGGGTCTATCGGGTCAGCGCCCGCTGGCAAAAAGAGGAGCGCCTGGGGTTGCTCAATATCGGTTACCGGCCCACTTTTGATGGCTTCACGCGCTCCGTTGAAGCCCATCTGTTGGACTGGCAGGGCGACCTCTATGGAGAAATTCTGACTCTGGAGCTTTTGCAGTATCTGCGCCCTGAGCAGAAGTTTGGCTCCGTCGAAGAACTCAAGCGGCAGATTGCTCTGGATATAAGCATGGCTCTAGCGGTCCCTGAGAGTTGA
- a CDS encoding DUF4112 domain-containing protein yields the protein MQDLKSALPQTARPVQVIDPKALERARLLGNLLDNAISLPGGYRVGLDPLLGLVPGLGDLVGTLLAGYIVWVGARLGLPRVTLGRMVFNILLEAVLGLVPVLGDLFDFAWKANLRNLELLEAHVAQPQTARASDMGFAIGLLAVAGLVLVGLTGGFLFLLGALWHLFVVSLNLGT from the coding sequence ATGCAAGACCTCAAGTCTGCGCTCCCGCAAACTGCTCGTCCGGTACAGGTCATTGACCCAAAAGCTCTGGAACGTGCGCGTTTGCTGGGCAATCTCCTAGACAACGCCATCTCGCTGCCTGGAGGCTATCGAGTCGGGCTCGACCCCTTGCTGGGACTGGTTCCGGGGCTGGGGGATCTAGTAGGTACGCTCCTTGCAGGCTATATTGTTTGGGTGGGGGCACGCCTGGGTCTGCCTCGGGTCACCCTGGGTCGGATGGTCTTCAATATTCTGCTCGAAGCAGTCCTGGGGCTGGTTCCTGTCCTGGGAGACCTCTTTGATTTCGCCTGGAAGGCCAACCTGCGCAACCTGGAGCTGTTGGAGGCGCACGTCGCCCAACCTCAGACCGCCCGTGCTTCCGACATGGGTTTCGCCATCGGTCTGCTGGCTGTGGCAGGACTGGTCCTCGTGGGTCTGACCGGGGGATTTCTATTCCTGTTGGGTGCTCTTTGGCACCTTTTTGTCGTGAGCCTGAATCTGGGTACCTGA